A stretch of DNA from Chloroflexota bacterium:
CAGCCTTGGCGACAAGGTGTTCGATCCAATCAAGGAAGCGATTGAGATCGGCCGCAAGTCGGGCGTCAAGGTCCATCTCTCGCACCAGCGCGGCGACTCTGTCGGCAAGTCGCACGGACCCAGGGACATCCTGCGGTTGTACGAGGAGGCGCGCGCCGAGGGCGTGGACCTGAGCTTCGACAACTACCCGTACACGCGCGGCAGCTCGCTGCTTCACAGCCGGCTGCCGGCCTGGACCCATGTCGGCGGCCCGGAGGCCATCATCGCCCGGCTCAAGGATCCCACAACGCGGGCCAGGATCGAGGCCGAGCTTGACGCGGCCGGCAACCCCTGGGACCAGTACACGATGGCGAGCATCGAGGGTGGCGAGCAGCACCTCGAAGGCTGGACCATCGCGGAAGCGGCCAACGAGGCCGGCAAGCCGCCTGTCACCTTCGTGTGCGACACCCTGGTCGAGACTGACCTGGGCGTCTCCTTCGTCAGTCCATCGACCTCGACGGAAGAGTCGCTCGACGAGATGCTGGCCCACGACCTCGCCACCCACGGCAGCGATGGCCTGTGCATCGGCTCGCGTCGGCACCCACGCTCGTTCGGGTCGTTCGCGCGGGTGCTGGGGCGGTTCGTCCGCGAGCGGAAGGTGATGCCGCTGGCCGAGGCTGTCCGCAAGATGACCTCGGCCCCGGCGCTGCGGATCGGCCTGAAGGATCGTGGCCTCGTGCGCGAGGGCTTCGTGGCCGACCTCGCCGTCTGGGACGAGACGACCATCGCCGACCGCAGCACCTACGAGCAGCCGCTGGTCACGGCCACCGGCGTCAGCTACGTGTTCGTCAGCGGCGAGCTGGCGCTGGACGCAGGCGAGCACACGGGCAAGACGCCGGGCCGCGCGCTGAAGCCACTGATCTAGACCGCCGCGCGCGGTTGTCTTTCGGATGCTCCGCTCCCGTGCATCGGGAGCGGGGTGCCAACGCCGCTCGAATTGGCGCCCATGGCGCTTCGGCACCGCGAGCGTCAGCGCGTGGACTGTATGGCGATGGTCCGACTCGCCGACGCTCCTGGTGCGGATGGCGTCCTCTCTCATTGGCATGGGCAGAG
This window harbors:
- a CDS encoding D-aminoacylase encodes the protein MPTVGAWALCAPRWTLPPEDMVLDVLLRNARILDGSGNPWYRGEVGIQGDKIVAVGRVGTDAAARVIDCGGQIVSPGFIDMHTHADVMMLAEPEHPGKIYQGVTTELMGQDGLSYAPVSPDTLQLLRRHLAALNGNPDVGWDWTTVASFLARFDRQVSTNVAFLVPHCAVRVEAMGMQDRLPTSAELDRMCQLVDEGMADGAVGFATGLDYTPQFWSDTNELIEICKVVARRGGVYVTHMRSSLGDKVFDPIKEAIEIGRKSGVKVHLSHQRGDSVGKSHGPRDILRLYEEARAEGVDLSFDNYPYTRGSSLLHSRLPAWTHVGGPEAIIARLKDPTTRARIEAELDAAGNPWDQYTMASIEGGEQHLEGWTIAEAANEAGKPPVTFVCDTLVETDLGVSFVSPSTSTEESLDEMLAHDLATHGSDGLCIGSRRHPRSFGSFARVLGRFVRERKVMPLAEAVRKMTSAPALRIGLKDRGLVREGFVADLAVWDETTIADRSTYEQPLVTATGVSYVFVSGELALDAGEHTGKTPGRALKPLI